In Janthinobacterium rivuli, a single genomic region encodes these proteins:
- a CDS encoding DsrE family protein gives MTILRRWFSAILLSLLACTAATAAQKEEKVVYHVNDASNATAALKNIRNHLDASPQATIVLVAHGPGIDFLLDGAIDKNGNPYDAVVRELAKRGVSFRVCNNTLQGRNIDRQRVLPEAIIVPSGVAELSRLQWQEGYAYIKP, from the coding sequence ATGACAATCTTGCGCCGCTGGTTCTCCGCCATCCTTCTTTCCTTGCTCGCTTGCACCGCCGCCACGGCAGCGCAGAAGGAGGAAAAGGTGGTGTATCACGTCAATGACGCCAGCAATGCCACGGCTGCGCTGAAAAACATCCGCAATCACCTGGACGCCAGCCCCCAAGCCACCATCGTGCTCGTCGCGCACGGCCCCGGCATCGATTTTCTGCTCGATGGCGCCATCGACAAGAATGGCAATCCGTATGATGCAGTGGTGCGCGAGCTGGCCAAGCGTGGCGTGAGCTTTCGCGTCTGCAATAACACCTTGCAAGGACGCAACATCGACCGCCAGCGCGTGCTGCCCGAAGCCATCATCGTACCCTCGGGCGTTGCCGAGTTGAGCCGCTTGCAGTGGCAGGAAGGGTATGCGTATATCAAGCCCTGA
- a CDS encoding LytR/AlgR family response regulator transcription factor: MNTTILIAEDEPLMRERLQTMLALAWPEARIVLVAENGNDAWDGFLEHEPDVVFLDIRMPGLSGLEVAERIGSRAHVVFVTAYDQYAVDAFDAGAVDYLLKPVQAERLQRALARLRDKLGAQPADMANLLQSLRAALPAPPREKLKWIRASVGKQIRLIDINDVLFFQADTKYTRVVLAGSEALVRTPLKDLLGGLDPEQFWQIHRGTMVNVKAIEAAERIDAERMQVLLRGSTEKLPVSRTFTYLFRD, translated from the coding sequence ATGAATACCACCATCCTGATCGCCGAAGACGAGCCCCTGATGCGCGAACGCCTGCAAACGATGCTGGCGCTGGCCTGGCCCGAGGCGCGCATCGTGCTGGTGGCGGAAAACGGTAACGACGCCTGGGACGGTTTCCTCGAGCATGAGCCGGACGTGGTCTTCCTCGACATCCGCATGCCTGGCCTGTCGGGCTTGGAAGTGGCCGAGCGCATCGGCAGCCGGGCGCACGTGGTATTTGTCACCGCATATGACCAGTATGCCGTCGATGCCTTCGACGCGGGCGCCGTCGATTATCTGTTGAAGCCCGTGCAGGCCGAACGCCTGCAGCGGGCGCTGGCCCGGCTGCGCGACAAGCTCGGCGCCCAGCCGGCCGATATGGCCAATTTATTGCAATCACTGCGCGCCGCCTTGCCGGCGCCGCCGCGCGAAAAACTGAAATGGATCAGGGCCAGCGTGGGCAAGCAGATCCGTTTGATCGACATCAACGACGTGCTGTTCTTCCAGGCCGACACCAAGTACACGCGCGTGGTGCTGGCCGGCTCGGAAGCGCTGGTGCGCACGCCGCTCAAGGATTTATTGGGCGGCCTCGATCCGGAACAGTTCTGGCAAATCCACCGTGGCACCATGGTCAACGTGAAAGCCATCGAAGCGGCCGAACGCATCGATGCCGAGCGCATGCAGGTGTTGCTGCGCGGCAGCACGGAAAAGTTGCCCGTTAGTCGCACGTTTACGTATTTATTCAGAGATTGA
- a CDS encoding DUF3460 family protein: MTHPLPYRRGGYVSEFTRFIDGYLRDHPEAQTSQRLGWRIYWERPVNFDEWRRTERDSVPEPPYHYD, translated from the coding sequence ATGACTCATCCACTTCCCTACCGCCGCGGCGGCTATGTCTCGGAATTCACGCGCTTTATCGACGGCTACCTGCGCGACCATCCAGAAGCGCAAACCAGCCAGCGCCTGGGCTGGCGCATTTACTGGGAACGCCCCGTGAATTTCGATGAATGGCGGCGCACCGAACGCGATAGCGTGCCGGAGCCGCCTTACCATTACGACTAA
- a CDS encoding sulfate ABC transporter substrate-binding protein: MTHSNAVSTAAAALTQRSRRWFLASALAASAAAMSLPMAASAAEPVVLLNASYDVMRELFKDVNPAFIADWKAKTGETITIKQSHGGSSKQARSVADGLEASVVTMNQANDIDILVDRGLVVADWAKKFPNNAAPFYSTMVYLVRKGNPKHIKDWDDLAKPGIKVIVPNPKTSGNGRYTYLAAWGYAVKKGGSEAQARDLVTKLFKNVPVLDGGGRGATTTFTQREIGDVLVTFENEVQLVRAEFGDNFEVVYPSISILAESPVAVVDKVVDRRGVRKEATAYLQYLYSEAGQELVAKHYLRPRSATVAKKYAASFKPITLFTIDDVFGGWKQAQKKHFDDGGEFDKIYQK, from the coding sequence ATGACCCATTCCAACGCCGTATCGACTGCCGCAGCAGCGCTCACCCAACGCTCGCGCCGCTGGTTCCTGGCCAGCGCCCTGGCCGCTTCCGCTGCCGCCATGAGCTTGCCGATGGCCGCCAGCGCCGCCGAACCGGTGGTCTTGCTGAACGCGTCCTACGACGTGATGCGCGAACTATTCAAGGATGTAAATCCAGCATTTATTGCTGATTGGAAAGCCAAAACGGGCGAAACGATTACCATCAAGCAATCGCACGGCGGTTCCAGCAAGCAGGCGCGCTCCGTCGCCGATGGCCTGGAAGCGTCCGTCGTGACGATGAATCAGGCCAATGACATCGACATCCTCGTCGACCGCGGCCTCGTGGTGGCCGACTGGGCCAAGAAATTCCCGAACAATGCGGCGCCGTTCTACTCGACCATGGTGTACCTGGTGCGCAAAGGCAACCCGAAACACATCAAGGATTGGGACGACCTGGCCAAGCCCGGCATCAAGGTCATCGTGCCAAACCCGAAAACCTCGGGCAACGGCCGCTACACCTACCTGGCGGCCTGGGGCTATGCCGTGAAAAAAGGCGGCAGCGAAGCGCAGGCGCGCGACCTCGTCACCAAGCTGTTCAAGAACGTGCCCGTGCTCGATGGCGGCGGCCGCGGCGCCACCACCACCTTCACGCAACGTGAAATCGGCGACGTGCTGGTGACGTTTGAAAATGAAGTGCAACTGGTGCGCGCCGAGTTCGGCGACAACTTTGAAGTGGTGTATCCAAGCATCTCGATCCTGGCCGAGTCGCCGGTGGCCGTCGTCGACAAGGTCGTGGACCGCCGCGGCGTCCGCAAGGAAGCCACGGCCTACCTGCAATACCTGTACTCGGAAGCAGGCCAGGAACTGGTCGCCAAGCACTATTTGCGCCCCCGTTCGGCAACAGTAGCCAAGAAATACGCGGCCAGCTTCAAGCCGATCACCCTGTTCACCATCGATGACGTCTTTGGCGGCTGGAAACAGGCGCAAAAGAAACACTTTGACGATGGCGGCGAGTTCGACAAGATTTATCAGAAGTAA
- a CDS encoding LysR family transcriptional regulator, translated as MKLSSHNIELFLAVVDGGSFSAAARALRRAPSAVSMAMANIEAELGITLFDRGAREAVPTPAAMALIPHARLIAEQLKQLHLHVQELSQGLESRISLGIAAELDHTPFLAAVRALSQRHPLLDIEVLTAPQDDVLDMLHRGRISACMAFAGGRINHEEQFQLVGSDALLAIISTQHPPSAAGQPLYIEELVNLRQIIVASRELDLADARPVVGLSYWRTDSLPMALAMVEAGLGWGNFAASAIQHSLAAGRVRCVAFKNTGNGLVVPIHLVWMKDRPLGMAARSFLQLLSEAA; from the coding sequence ATGAAACTCTCCAGCCATAACATCGAACTGTTCCTGGCCGTCGTCGACGGCGGCTCGTTCTCGGCCGCCGCGCGCGCCTTGCGGCGGGCGCCGTCGGCCGTCAGCATGGCGATGGCCAATATCGAGGCGGAACTGGGCATCACCCTGTTCGACCGCGGCGCGCGCGAAGCCGTGCCCACGCCGGCCGCCATGGCCCTGATACCGCATGCGCGCCTGATCGCCGAACAGTTGAAACAGTTGCACCTGCACGTGCAGGAATTGTCGCAGGGACTGGAAAGCCGCATTTCGCTGGGCATCGCGGCCGAGCTCGACCATACGCCCTTCCTGGCCGCCGTGCGCGCGCTGTCGCAGCGCCATCCGCTGCTTGACATCGAAGTGCTGACGGCGCCGCAGGATGATGTGCTCGACATGCTGCACCGGGGCCGCATCAGCGCCTGCATGGCGTTTGCTGGCGGACGCATCAATCACGAGGAGCAGTTCCAGCTGGTGGGCAGCGATGCCTTGCTGGCGATTATCTCGACCCAGCATCCGCCCAGCGCGGCGGGCCAGCCCTTGTATATCGAGGAATTGGTGAATTTGCGTCAGATCATCGTCGCCAGCCGCGAACTCGACCTGGCCGATGCGCGTCCCGTGGTCGGGCTGTCCTATTGGCGCACGGACAGCTTGCCGATGGCGCTGGCCATGGTGGAAGCGGGCTTGGGATGGGGCAACTTTGCGGCCTCGGCCATCCAGCATTCGCTGGCGGCGGGGCGGGTACGCTGCGTGGCGTTCAAGAATACGGGCAATGGCCTGGTCGTGCCCATCCACCTGGTGTGGATGAAGGACCGGCCGCTGGGCATGGCGGCGCGGTCCTTTCTTCAGTTACTCAGCGAAGCTGCCTGA
- a CDS encoding IS3 family transposase (programmed frameshift), with product MSKYSEQFKLSIIQQYLSGSVGYKQIADKHNLHHSTVRLWIKLHAAHGIGGLVKKFSHYSAEFKLSVLQHMWAADLSCWQVAALFNIRNRGIISHWERCYHSGGLEALIPRKRGKPKQMPLPSPTEPSESLPDPAERTHDELVAEVNQLRMEVAYLKKFRSLSSSAEAAEYDNAQKTQVVTELRPYFPLSALLELAGMPRSTFYYQQKAAQACDKYAGLKKQIAAIYARHKGRYGYRRITLAIRQLGEKVNHKTVQSLMRKLGLKSLVRPKKYRSYKGEVGQAAPHILKRCFEANGANQKWVTDVTEFKVRGEKLYLSPVMDLYNGEIIAFETSRHPEFALVGSMLRKALKKLKHDERPIMHSDQGWQYRMSAYQRALQEKKVVQSMSRKGNCLDNAAMESFFAVLKTEFFYLNKFGSVDELQRGIKKYIHYYNHDRIKLKLKGLSPVQYRTQPWVT from the exons ATGTCGAAGTACAGTGAGCAATTTAAGCTCAGCATTATCCAGCAATATTTGTCCGGTTCTGTGGGGTATAAACAGATTGCTGACAAGCACAATCTTCATCATTCAACTGTGAGATTGTGGATTAAATTGCATGCAGCGCATGGCATTGGCGGCCTGGTAAAAAAGTTCAGCCATTACAGTGCAGAGTTCAAGCTCTCTGTGTTGCAGCATATGTGGGCCGCTGATTTGTCTTGCTGGCAGGTCGCCGCGCTATTCAATATCCGCAATCGCGGCATCATCAGTCATTGGGAGCGCTGCTATCATAGCGGGGGTCTAGAAGCCCTGATTCCACGCAAACGTGGAAAGCCCAAGCAAATGCCCTTACCATCACCTACAGAGCCGTCCGAATCCCTTCCGGATCCCGCAGAACGCACCCACGACGAATTGGTCGCCGAGGTAAACCAATTGCGCATGGAGGTAGCTTACCTAAAAAAGT TTAGAAGCCTTAGCTCAAGCGCAGAAGCGGCAGAGTACGACAACGCGCAAAAAACGCAAGTAGTCACTGAGCTAAGGCCGTATTTCCCGTTGAGCGCATTGCTTGAGCTCGCTGGCATGCCACGCAGTACTTTCTACTATCAGCAGAAAGCGGCCCAGGCATGCGACAAATATGCAGGACTGAAGAAGCAGATCGCTGCCATCTATGCTCGCCACAAGGGGCGGTATGGTTACCGGCGCATCACTTTGGCCATCAGACAATTGGGCGAGAAGGTCAACCACAAAACTGTTCAAAGCCTGATGCGCAAGCTCGGCCTCAAGTCGCTGGTACGGCCCAAAAAGTATCGGTCGTACAAAGGAGAGGTCGGACAAGCAGCGCCGCATATCCTGAAGCGATGCTTCGAGGCCAATGGCGCCAATCAAAAATGGGTGACGGATGTGACGGAGTTCAAGGTGCGCGGCGAGAAGCTGTACCTCTCGCCGGTCATGGATTTGTACAACGGCGAAATCATTGCATTTGAGACCTCAAGGCATCCAGAGTTCGCATTGGTTGGCAGCATGCTCAGGAAGGCTTTGAAAAAGCTCAAGCACGATGAGAGGCCCATCATGCATTCGGATCAAGGCTGGCAATACCGAATGTCGGCTTATCAGCGTGCATTACAAGAAAAAAAAGTGGTGCAGAGCATGTCGCGTAAAGGGAACTGTCTTGACAATGCGGCCATGGAAAGCTTCTTCGCGGTGCTCAAGACAGAGTTCTTCTATCTGAACAAGTTCGGCAGCGTCGATGAACTACAACGCGGCATCAAAAAGTACATCCACTACTATAATCACGACCGCATCAAGCTCAAGCTAAAAGGGCTGAGTCCCGTGCAATACAGAACTCAGCCCTGGGTAACCTAG
- a CDS encoding PACE efflux transporter, translating into MQGIKRKIVYVTAFEIIGMAISTAWLTLLSGESPTSTGPLAIMITTIAVIWNLLYNTAFEYWEIRQVSRTRTVWRRILHAIGFQITLVIYLIPLIAWWLDISLWQAFVLDFALMLIIPCYSFIFNYFFDGLFGVPLSAQQPKEEAPDVQAASLSN; encoded by the coding sequence ATGCAAGGCATCAAACGCAAAATCGTCTACGTCACCGCCTTTGAAATCATCGGCATGGCCATTTCCACGGCTTGGCTGACTCTGCTTTCGGGCGAGTCGCCCACCAGCACGGGCCCGCTGGCCATCATGATCACCACCATCGCCGTGATCTGGAACCTGCTCTACAACACGGCCTTCGAATACTGGGAAATCCGGCAAGTGTCGCGCACGCGCACCGTCTGGCGCCGCATCCTGCACGCGATCGGCTTCCAGATCACCTTGGTCATCTACCTGATTCCGCTGATCGCCTGGTGGCTCGACATCAGCCTGTGGCAAGCCTTCGTGCTGGACTTCGCCCTGATGCTGATCATCCCGTGCTACAGCTTCATTTTTAACTATTTCTTCGATGGTTTATTCGGCGTGCCCCTGTCGGCGCAGCAGCCGAAGGAAGAGGCGCCCGACGTTCAGGCAGCTTCGCTGAGTAACTGA
- a CDS encoding YcbK family protein: MASRRNFLHHGMGLAALGLVATPLIGCASRTAAPASASASAKPRAPRTAVPPQPTQLASIDRSVTSQSRSVITEMEPPPDIFDAQALDLEFWLKPRTLEVVRPASNEKAKLLYWKDGEVIDSAYQELCHLLRDVNGKKTAPIDPKLLETLWGTQAFVARYGIEQPLEILSGYRTAESNSRLREAGVPAARQSLHISGRAADIRVANLNAEVLGSLVRSFKQGGVGFYYRNGPRGGWIHADTGLQRVWKG; encoded by the coding sequence ATGGCATCGCGCAGAAATTTTCTACACCACGGTATGGGCCTGGCCGCGCTGGGCCTGGTTGCCACCCCGCTCATCGGCTGCGCCTCGCGCACGGCCGCTCCCGCCTCGGCTTCGGCCAGCGCCAAGCCGCGCGCGCCGCGCACGGCCGTGCCGCCGCAGCCGACGCAACTGGCCAGCATCGACCGCTCGGTCACCTCGCAGTCGCGCTCGGTCATCACCGAGATGGAACCGCCACCCGACATTTTTGATGCGCAAGCGCTGGACCTGGAATTCTGGCTCAAGCCCCGCACCCTGGAAGTGGTGCGCCCGGCCAGCAATGAAAAAGCCAAGCTGCTGTACTGGAAAGATGGCGAAGTCATCGATTCGGCCTACCAGGAACTGTGCCACTTGCTGCGCGACGTGAACGGCAAGAAGACGGCGCCCATCGACCCGAAACTGCTGGAAACCCTGTGGGGCACGCAAGCGTTCGTGGCCCGCTACGGCATCGAGCAGCCGCTGGAGATTTTGTCGGGCTACCGCACGGCCGAGTCGAACAGCCGCCTGCGCGAAGCGGGCGTACCGGCCGCGCGCCAGTCGCTGCACATCTCGGGCCGCGCCGCCGACATCCGCGTGGCGAACCTGAATGCAGAAGTGCTCGGTTCGCTCGTGCGCAGCTTCAAGCAGGGCGGCGTGGGCTTCTATTACCGCAACGGCCCGCGTGGCGGCTGGATCCATGCCGATACGGGATTGCAGCGCGTCTGGAAAGGCTAG
- a CDS encoding TOBE domain-containing protein produces MAISEVNVRNQFRGKIKEIIFGPVVSEVDVETPHGIVTSVITSRSIKDLDLKVGSEVIALVKSTEVSIAKIQ; encoded by the coding sequence ATGGCTATCTCGGAAGTGAATGTACGCAACCAGTTTCGCGGCAAGATCAAGGAAATCATCTTTGGCCCCGTGGTGTCGGAAGTGGACGTGGAAACGCCGCACGGCATCGTCACCTCGGTCATCACCTCGCGCTCGATCAAGGATCTGGACCTGAAAGTGGGCAGCGAAGTCATCGCGCTGGTGAAATCGACGGAAGTGTCGATCGCCAAGATCCAGTAA
- a CDS encoding class II glutamine amidotransferase, whose protein sequence is MNSSKPAALGFSFAGFAERGGRTDEHRDGWGIAYHSSSGCTLLTDHLAAIDSPLAAQVQRHPVKAKNIVAHIRKATQGRIAPENTHPFARELWGKTWSFAHNGDLKTWCAPANAHYRASGDTDSEQAFCHLLATLRTQFPQGEPARAALRAAIAEVATEIAAHGTFNFILSDGELLFAHCSTHLHYVIREYPFSVAQLIDCERSIDFRQHNHLDDRIAVIATHPLTQNEEWLAFAPGELKLFAGGTLLLANESAQQGMQPGVYIQISY, encoded by the coding sequence ATGAACAGCAGCAAGCCGGCCGCGCTGGGTTTCTCCTTTGCCGGCTTTGCCGAACGGGGCGGACGCACGGACGAGCACCGCGACGGCTGGGGCATCGCCTATCATTCCAGTAGCGGCTGCACCCTGCTGACGGATCACCTGGCTGCCATCGATTCACCGCTGGCGGCCCAGGTGCAGCGGCATCCTGTGAAGGCGAAAAACATCGTCGCGCACATCCGCAAGGCCACGCAGGGCCGCATCGCCCCGGAAAACACCCACCCGTTCGCCCGCGAACTGTGGGGCAAGACCTGGTCCTTCGCCCACAATGGCGACTTGAAAACGTGGTGCGCGCCCGCCAATGCGCACTACCGCGCCAGCGGCGACACGGACAGCGAACAGGCCTTTTGCCACCTGCTGGCCACCTTGCGCACGCAGTTTCCCCAGGGTGAACCCGCGCGCGCCGCCTTGCGCGCCGCCATCGCCGAGGTCGCCACGGAAATCGCTGCGCACGGCACCTTCAATTTCATCCTGTCGGACGGCGAACTGCTGTTTGCCCACTGTTCCACGCATTTGCACTACGTGATACGCGAATACCCGTTTTCCGTGGCGCAACTGATCGACTGCGAGCGCAGCATCGACTTTCGCCAGCACAACCACCTGGACGACCGCATCGCCGTCATCGCCACGCATCCGCTGACGCAAAACGAGGAGTGGCTGGCGTTCGCACCGGGAGAACTGAAACTGTTTGCCGGCGGCACCTTGCTGCTGGCAAACGAGAGCGCGCAACAAGGCATGCAACCAGGCGTGTATATCCAGATCAGTTATTGA
- a CDS encoding serine hydrolase, translating into MLKKMFAAVLMTLSTAAIAVPFGSQSILVVEDGTGKVLLEKNSNVVVPIASLTKLMTAMVVLDSKANMQEEISIDREDVDTLKHSTSRVPVGATLSRHDVLQLALMSSDNRAAASLARTFPGGPTAFAVAVNAKIKALGMRQTVIEEPTGLSPNNQSTAADLVKMAVAASRYPEISRITTDSKDVIQIKGRDVEYHNTNRLVGAKGWDIGLSKTGYTNEAGRCLIMRIKSAGKFATMILLNARANSVRAMDAVNIRRMLAAENGIEEPKVMRASVSRHKKAPAKPSKRRRAK; encoded by the coding sequence ATGCTCAAAAAAATGTTCGCCGCGGTGCTGATGACGCTTTCGACAGCGGCCATCGCCGTGCCCTTCGGTTCCCAGTCGATACTGGTGGTCGAAGACGGCACAGGCAAAGTCTTGCTTGAAAAAAATTCCAACGTGGTGGTACCCATCGCCTCGCTGACCAAACTCATGACGGCCATGGTCGTGCTCGATTCCAAGGCGAATATGCAGGAAGAGATCAGCATCGACCGCGAGGATGTCGACACCTTGAAGCACAGCACCTCGCGCGTGCCCGTGGGCGCCACCCTGAGCCGCCACGACGTGCTGCAACTGGCGCTGATGTCATCCGACAACCGCGCCGCCGCCTCGCTGGCGCGCACCTTCCCCGGTGGCCCGACGGCATTTGCCGTGGCCGTCAACGCCAAGATCAAGGCCCTGGGCATGCGCCAGACCGTGATCGAAGAGCCGACGGGCTTGTCGCCGAACAACCAATCGACGGCGGCCGACCTCGTCAAGATGGCCGTGGCCGCCTCGCGCTACCCGGAAATCAGCCGCATCACCACGGACTCGAAGGACGTGATCCAGATCAAGGGCCGCGACGTGGAATACCACAACACGAACCGCCTGGTGGGCGCCAAGGGCTGGGATATCGGCCTGTCGAAGACGGGCTACACGAATGAGGCGGGCCGCTGCCTGATCATGCGCATCAAGTCGGCCGGCAAGTTCGCCACCATGATCCTGCTCAACGCGCGCGCCAATTCCGTGCGCGCCATGGACGCCGTCAACATCCGCCGCATGCTGGCGGCCGAGAACGGCATCGAAGAGCCGAAAGTGATGCGCGCCTCCGTCAGCCGGCACAAGAAGGCGCCGGCGAAACCATCGAAGCGCCGCCGCGCCAAATAA
- a CDS encoding GNAT family N-acetyltransferase, translated as MSLEIRIATSTDAFEACNVLRRSIVECCSLDHRDDPAILEAWLGNKTPQMVACWFASPTNFSLVAVEAGAVVGVGLLTRAGKLALCYLLPEAQGRGAGKALVEQLEAQAREWGIKALQLHSTASSQSFFVKQGYIEAGNVRSPYGVETIFCWKQIDPAGIASGDPKRKRFCNCNSA; from the coding sequence ATGAGTCTTGAAATTCGTATTGCAACATCGACCGACGCTTTCGAGGCGTGCAACGTATTACGACGCTCCATCGTCGAATGCTGCAGCCTCGATCATCGGGATGATCCGGCCATCCTGGAAGCCTGGCTGGGCAATAAAACACCGCAGATGGTGGCGTGCTGGTTCGCGTCGCCCACCAATTTTTCGCTGGTCGCAGTCGAGGCGGGAGCCGTGGTCGGCGTCGGCTTGCTGACGCGCGCCGGCAAGCTGGCCCTGTGCTACCTGTTGCCCGAGGCGCAAGGCCGCGGCGCCGGCAAGGCGCTGGTCGAGCAACTGGAAGCGCAGGCGCGCGAGTGGGGCATCAAGGCCCTGCAACTGCACAGCACGGCCAGCAGCCAGTCCTTTTTCGTCAAGCAGGGGTATATCGAGGCGGGCAATGTGCGTTCGCCGTATGGCGTGGAAACGATTTTTTGCTGGAAACAGATTGACCCCGCGGGTATCGCCAGCGGCGACCCCAAGCGCAAGCGCTTTTGCAACTGCAATTCGGCCTGA
- a CDS encoding sensor histidine kinase produces MWKKFAGWYRCYDDETLRVLAHPDTAAQVPQGWRRWVALRLVTLTPIERQQFHAFMLKYRGAGFYLAAARLVLLFSIIGVVLHLLLPDKVGWTKAVVLSNVLGLAMAWGVLGVWFNYRKLAQKKFKTLLLLLLVPALGGVAIGVLRAMLEGHASIGVAIERGARVGGWAALTAGLVYMVPMTIVVLWRNRQYEALALQLQQDAERDRLARELSESQLRLLRAQIEPHFLFNTLGAVQQLAEQGASGAAQAAALTANLIAFLRASLAEMRADQVPLQTEFDVVQAYLQVMQVRMGARLSFRLGLPPGLAQIQVPSMILLTLVENAIKHGIEPSLRGGEIVVSALLDADGAMRLRVQDTGVGLGAASAPGGGLGLENVRRRLQLAAAAASLHVQNGEEEGVLAEIVLPMTTKELAA; encoded by the coding sequence ATGTGGAAAAAATTTGCCGGATGGTATCGCTGTTACGACGATGAAACCCTCAGGGTGCTTGCGCATCCGGACACGGCGGCCCAGGTCCCGCAGGGCTGGCGGCGCTGGGTGGCGTTGCGGCTCGTGACTTTGACGCCGATCGAGCGCCAGCAATTCCACGCCTTCATGCTCAAGTACCGGGGCGCTGGCTTTTACCTGGCGGCGGCCAGGCTGGTGCTGTTGTTCAGCATCATCGGCGTCGTGCTGCATCTGCTGCTGCCCGACAAGGTGGGCTGGACCAAGGCCGTGGTGCTCAGCAATGTGTTGGGCCTGGCGATGGCCTGGGGCGTGCTGGGGGTCTGGTTCAATTACCGCAAGCTGGCGCAAAAGAAGTTCAAGACGCTGCTGTTGCTACTGCTGGTGCCGGCCCTGGGCGGTGTGGCGATCGGTGTGCTGCGCGCCATGCTGGAAGGTCATGCTTCCATCGGCGTGGCCATTGAGCGCGGCGCGCGCGTGGGCGGCTGGGCCGCGCTCACTGCCGGGCTGGTCTACATGGTGCCGATGACCATCGTTGTTCTGTGGCGCAACCGCCAGTACGAAGCGCTGGCCCTGCAGCTGCAGCAGGATGCCGAGCGCGACCGTCTGGCGCGCGAACTGAGCGAATCGCAGCTGCGTTTGCTGCGCGCGCAGATCGAACCGCATTTCCTGTTCAACACCCTGGGCGCCGTGCAGCAGCTGGCCGAGCAGGGCGCCAGCGGGGCGGCGCAGGCGGCCGCGCTGACGGCCAACCTGATCGCCTTCTTGCGCGCCAGCCTGGCCGAGATGCGCGCCGACCAGGTGCCCCTGCAAACGGAATTTGACGTCGTGCAAGCGTATCTGCAAGTGATGCAGGTACGCATGGGCGCGCGCCTTTCCTTCCGCCTCGGCTTGCCGCCCGGCCTGGCGCAGATACAGGTGCCCAGCATGATCTTGCTGACCCTGGTGGAAAACGCCATCAAGCATGGCATCGAGCCATCGCTGCGGGGTGGCGAGATCGTCGTCTCGGCCCTGCTCGATGCGGACGGCGCCATGCGCTTGCGCGTGCAGGATACCGGTGTGGGCCTGGGCGCCGCGAGTGCGCCCGGAGGCGGCCTGGGCCTGGAAAATGTGCGCCGCCGGCTGCAGCTGGCCGCGGCCGCTGCCAGCCTGCATGTGCAAAATGGCGAGGAGGAGGGCGTGCTCGCCGAGATCGTATTGCCGATGACTACCAAGGAACTTGCCGCATGA
- a CDS encoding EAL domain-containing protein, translating into MPFPVLKNYLARLSHQTQAGTSVWLDGEGRALGRFFNCTMTSAFQPLRELDSGKLVAFEGLARSVSKADEGLSLWRLLDHAASDDESVELDRLCRMLHAINFFRQSEAEEADLYLNVHDRLLSAVSSNHGHAFQRILDALGLPIERIVLQLPTVTPNQGWLLNYVADNYRRNGFRLAINVASVQEATGMLERLHPHAFKLDAGNLSDEQAVASFVTVCHAAKIRVIFKRLDTPAALAALQRIAAATGLPIVAQGYLLDKPLTALAQAKGAGVAVAAAA; encoded by the coding sequence ATGCCATTTCCCGTCCTGAAAAATTACCTGGCCCGCCTGTCGCACCAAACCCAGGCCGGCACCAGCGTCTGGCTCGACGGGGAGGGCAGGGCGCTGGGGCGCTTTTTCAATTGCACCATGACCAGCGCTTTCCAGCCGCTGCGCGAACTGGACAGCGGCAAGCTGGTGGCGTTCGAAGGGCTGGCACGCAGCGTGTCGAAGGCGGACGAGGGCTTGTCGCTGTGGCGCTTGCTCGATCACGCGGCCAGCGACGATGAATCGGTGGAGCTGGACCGGCTGTGCCGCATGCTGCACGCGATCAATTTCTTCCGCCAGAGCGAAGCGGAGGAAGCCGACCTGTACCTGAACGTGCATGACCGCTTGCTGAGCGCCGTCAGCAGCAATCACGGCCACGCCTTTCAGCGCATCCTCGACGCGTTGGGTTTGCCCATCGAGCGCATCGTGCTGCAATTGCCGACGGTCACGCCGAACCAGGGCTGGCTGCTCAACTATGTGGCCGACAATTACCGGCGCAACGGTTTCCGCCTGGCCATCAATGTGGCCAGCGTGCAGGAGGCCACGGGCATGCTGGAGCGTTTGCACCCGCATGCGTTCAAGCTCGATGCGGGCAACCTCAGCGACGAGCAGGCCGTCGCCAGCTTCGTCACCGTGTGCCATGCGGCGAAAATCCGCGTCATTTTCAAACGCCTCGACACGCCGGCCGCGCTGGCTGCGCTGCAGCGCATCGCCGCCGCCACGGGCTTGCCCATCGTCGCCCAGGGTTATCTGCTCGACAAGCCATTGACGGCGCTGGCGCAGGCGAAAGGCGCGGGCGTCGCCGTTGCAGCTGCCGCCTGA